GGTGGCGATCGAAGGCTACTGCATCGGCGGGGCCGCCGAGATCGCCGCAGCCGCGGACTTCCGCATCGGCGGCAGCGACTCCTGGTATTCGATGCCCGAGGTGCGCATCGGCATTCCCTCGGTGCTCGAATCGGTCAATCTCCACCGCCTCATGGGCTGGACGAAGGCGACCGAGTTCGTCCTCACCGGCAATCGGTTCACTGCGGAGGAGATGCTCGCCTGCGGGTTCCTCAACGACATTGTCGCCGAGGAGGCCCCTCGAGGAGAGGAAGGGGCTGTGTCGGCCAAAGAAGAGGCTGTGCCGGAGGGTGGGAGAACCGCAGTCGAAGAGCGCGCGCTCGCTCTCCTGCACGACACCACGCGGGCCGACCGTGCAATCATCGCCCAGCAGAAACGAATGCTGCGGACGTGGAAGAACACCTTCGAGACGCAAGCCATCGCCGACAGCAAGACGGAATTCGCGCTTTCCTTCGCCCAGGGGGCCGAGAGGCAGTAGCCTGAAAACTTAACGAACGATTGAGGAGGGCGCGTGACAGACAATGACGTCACACCGTAGCCCGCGGCCTTCTACCTCCTGCGCAGCGAGAACGAATTCGACTCGACGCGGGCCACGACGAGCCCGTGGGACGAGCAAATGCAGCACGGCGGGCGGGCCGCCCGCGGCGCTGCTCGCCCGTGCCGTCGAACGAGTCCGCGAAGACGAGGCGATGAGCATCGACCGGCTGACGATCGACATGCTCGGCCCCATCCCGCAGGGTCGAATCCGCACCGAGGCGACCATTGTCCGCCCCGGAAAGCGCATCGAACTCGTCGAGGACAAGCTCTGGGCGGACGACCGGCTCGCCGTCACCGCGACCGCGTGGCGAATGCGTTCGACCCCGGAAAACAGCGCCGAGGTGGCCACGACCTTTGACACATCCTCGGTGCCGGAACCGCAGGAGCAGAAGTACTTCCCCGGCATCAGCTGCGACTGGGGCTACGGCCGCGCCATCGAATGGCGCTTCGTCATCGTCGCGGACTCGGCGAACGGCGTCTCGGCGGCTGTGCCGTTTGGGGAGTGGACGTTCATCCCGCCGACGCTGTCGCTGACCTTTGCGCGCGAACCGCAGTCCGAATGGCTGAACATGAACGTGCGTACCCATGTCGGACCCGACTGTCGCGGTGTCGTCAACGGAGACCTGGCTGGCGAGATCGGCTACGTCGGAGCCGTGACCCAGCGGCTGCTCATCGCTCGGCTCTGAGAACCTAGCGCCATGGAATTCCTCGGACTCGTCCTCATCGGCTGCCTCGTCGGCCTGACTACCGTGCTGTTCGGATTCGGCGGCGGCTTCGTCACCGTCCCGATCATCACCCTGGTCGATGCGGAGCTCGGACATGACACGGCACGGGTGGCGGCGGCCACCTCGGCGCTGGTGATGCTCGTCAATGCGATCGTCGCGACAGTGTCGACGAAACGATCCACGCTCGCCCATCTCAAGCGGCGGTGGTGGCTGCTCGGGCTGCTCGCGCTCGGGGGAGGGGTGGGCGCGTTCGCGGGACGGTTCGCTCCGGAAGCGCTGCTGCAGTGGGGGTTCGTCGCGTATATCGCGGCCACAGCCATTGACCTGCTCGCCCGGCCAGGATTCTTCCGGCGCAAGACTGCGGTCGCCGATAAGGTCGGTGAGGTCAGCGAAGGAGGCCGCGGAATTGCAGCGGTCTGGGGTGTGCCGATCGGCGGTTTGGCGTCGTTCCTCGGCGTCGGCGGGTCTGTGATGACGGTGCCGATGATGCGCCGGTCCGGGGCGACGATGACCGTGGCCACGACCCTGGCCAACCCTCTGACCTTGGTGATCATGAGTCCGGCCGTGCTCGTGACGATCCTGACCCCGGCTGAGATCGATGCCCCGGGCATCGTGGGATCACTCGACCTGGTGGCCGCCGCGGCGCTGCTCATCGGCGGTCTGCCGATCATCGTGTTCCTGCGCCGCCGAGTGCCGAAGATCCCCGAGATCCTCCATGCCTGGGGCTACTTCGTGCTGCTGGTGGCGGCCGGAGCGGTCGTCGCCGTGGCGTAAGCCCGGGCAGCTCACATGAGTGCGAGCATGCCTGCCATGCCGAGGCCCATGACCGCATGGCAGAGCTTGTGGATTCCGATGCGGCGCGAACGTACGTGCAGGGCGAGCCACC
Above is a window of Brevibacterium siliguriense DNA encoding:
- a CDS encoding sulfite exporter TauE/SafE family protein; the encoded protein is MEFLGLVLIGCLVGLTTVLFGFGGGFVTVPIITLVDAELGHDTARVAAATSALVMLVNAIVATVSTKRSTLAHLKRRWWLLGLLALGGGVGAFAGRFAPEALLQWGFVAYIAATAIDLLARPGFFRRKTAVADKVGEVSEGGRGIAAVWGVPIGGLASFLGVGGSVMTVPMMRRSGATMTVATTLANPLTLVIMSPAVLVTILTPAEIDAPGIVGSLDLVAAAALLIGGLPIIVFLRRRVPKIPEILHAWGYFVLLVAAGAVVAVA
- a CDS encoding thioesterase family protein; its protein translation is MTSHRSPRPSTSCAARTNSTRRGPRRARGTSKCSTAGGPPAALLARAVERVREDEAMSIDRLTIDMLGPIPQGRIRTEATIVRPGKRIELVEDKLWADDRLAVTATAWRMRSTPENSAEVATTFDTSSVPEPQEQKYFPGISCDWGYGRAIEWRFVIVADSANGVSAAVPFGEWTFIPPTLSLTFAREPQSEWLNMNVRTHVGPDCRGVVNGDLAGEIGYVGAVTQRLLIARL
- a CDS encoding enoyl-CoA hydratase/isomerase family protein, with protein sequence MIRKHRTDDVLTITIDNAAQANALTEEMLGALVDSFTEANADESLRAVLLTSAGERGFSAGMDTAQFAHTSASQAYATISRLGEVCEAIKSCDLPVAVAIEGYCIGGAAEIAAAADFRIGGSDSWYSMPEVRIGIPSVLESVNLHRLMGWTKATEFVLTGNRFTAEEMLACGFLNDIVAEEAPRGEEGAVSAKEEAVPEGGRTAVEERALALLHDTTRADRAIIAQQKRMLRTWKNTFETQAIADSKTEFALSFAQGAERQ